A window of Tachypleus tridentatus isolate NWPU-2018 chromosome 7, ASM421037v1, whole genome shotgun sequence genomic DNA:
CCTTCTTAACTTATGTAAACAACAAATATCAAGGTCTCACTCAGTCTTCTCACcttatgtaaataacaaatataaaggtCTCACTCGGCCGTTTTACCTTACATAAACAACAAATATCAAAGTCTCACTCAGACTTCTTACTTCTTAccttatgtaaaaaaacaaatatcaaggTCTAACACAGCCTCTTTTACCTTAAGTAAACAACAAATGTCAAGGTCTCAGTTGGCAGTTTTACcttatgtaaaaaacaaatatcaggaTCTAACTGAGCCTTTTTTACTTTAAGTAAACAACAAATGTCAAAGCCTCACTCAGCCTTCTAACCTTatgtaaacaacaaatattaaagtcTCATCTTACCgtatgtaaacaataaatataaaagtctCACTTAGCCTTCTTGCCTTATGTAAACAAGTGTCAAGGTCTTTCTCAGTCATCTTACcttatgtaaataacaaatatcatGGTCTCACTTTGCCCTCTTACcttatgtaaataacaaatatgaaGGTCTCACTCTGTCCTCTTACcttatgtaaataacaaatatcaaGGTATCACTCGGCCGTTTTACTTTATGTAAACAACAAATGACAGAGTCTCACTCAGCTTCTTATTTAATGTAAACAACAAATAGGAAAGTCTTACTCGTTCGTTCTACCACATGTaaataagaaatatcaaaatCACATTCAGTCTTTTTAcctttcataaataataattgttatatcTCACTCAGCCTTCCTACTTTtcgtaaataataaatatcactggggaacactcattttgttgcatttaaaaaaagacctttctatagtcaatttgagtgtgttgatttcaaatctgaagtcggtttttgtctgcaagctacagattttatgcaatttgacatttatcgcccaatgaaggcaagcctttgaaaactggaacaggaacttcttcagagtgcggagcaggccgaatagctgagggaatgttcggatacgtaatcttatgtcggtttttcttcccaacacccgttgtgtttaccatgcagaaataacagtcagttacatcgttggtgggttcgcgccaaatcattggaacaccaaaaggcagaccattgcgttttcctttggtccagtctcgaagcatttcctcacaattgtggcacacaacatgaggagcccattgcttgtcttgatcaccaagatgaacttcaaaatatgccttgtaggcacgcttgacgaacgaggatatgttacgtctctgacgattgagtgtgtagcatccacatatgtagcagaaggcatcaggcttgtttctgcaatgatatctatttttggaagccatgtttgatctgaaacaaaagaagaatgatcaaaatattagaagctatctatatatatggacgtgaaaatgcttatacatggtttacgcaagttcacatttgtacaatttcattaacctcaaattgcatacaaactagagcttgtagagaaaaactaatttcagatttgaaatcagcgcctaaaactccttcagaatcagttaaaatatccaatgcaactcaaagttaccgAAAAAGTATTCCCCAGTGTATTAGATCTCGCTCAGTTTTCTTATCTTTAGTAAATAAAAGAATGTTAAGATCTTGTTAAGTCTTTCTAtcaaatgagtaaaaaaaaacaaatattagggTTTCACCCGACCTTTTTTTTACAAATGGAAACAACCAATGTCAAGTACTTACTCAGGAGAAGACGTTTAATAAAGGTCATGGTTTCAGTCTAGCGTTATCTGTGACGTTATAAACTAGAATATGATAACGTTTAAAATTTTACTTCATCTAAtgctaaaaaacatttaaacgGTTTATACACGTGGATCGTGTAGAGAGCATTAGACAagaaattcgtgatgacgagaaacccacttgaagtaaaaatgtattcttaagacggctggtatgggtattaaaacttttattaaaataaagtagagaacaacatttcgaccttcttaagttgcaaactctttttgttaacctgaagatgacctaagaaggttgagacgttgttctatactttattttaattaaagttttaatccccataccagctgtcttaagaATAGATTAGACAAGAAATAAACATCCCACAAGGTTCAAACTTACACATCCAGTGGAGAATATTACACAATAGATAAACAGCTCTTCAAACGTAATGATAGAGAGTGGATAACAAAATAGTTAAAACTAGTAACTTTTACCTACTTCTCCCGCTACAATGATCACTGTTATTTTACTTACTTCTCCCGCTACAATGATCACTGTTATTTTACCTACTTCTCCTGCTACAATAGTCACTGTTATTTTCtgtgacattcaattaacttctcgCCAGCTCTTTGTTTCTAATAGAGTTATTTTTAATTCGCAATTTCCCTCTTCGTATTTTAATGATAAGCATAAGAATTAATTTCAGAAACGAGTTAGGAATCGTATGATGAGCTTGAATTTCATACTGTAAAGTTTCATCTCACattgaagtaataaataaaataattattatttgaagttGTAATATATGGAAATATATATACGGTAATCAAAGTTTCCCAGGGATCAGCTTTCAAAATACATATAGCAAGTGATGAAAGGTTAGTAGTTAATAGCTACATACTTTATTCCTTTTACTTGGTCTAAAATTGAATTCAATTTtccacaatattttaacaattccaCAGGGAAGAGAATGAATGAAACATCATATACAGTTTTTTAGTTAATCAGAAAACATCATATGTATTTCCATACACAGACTATGGATAACGACAGTTAACATTCCTCTACAAGTCACTGGCCAAAGAGATGGACCAAACTAGTGAACTGAACGGAGTTCTTGATAATATGCCCACTTGGATTTATGTTTGGAGATCTAAATGGTCATTCCATCTAAACGAGCACAGTGTGGGCAACATTGTCATCCACAAGGACGAGGTCGCCACCTCTCAAatgtcaaatatttcatttctgttaaaCATCTGTCAAAGAGCAGTTCTCCAAGCGTCGCAACAAACTTTATCTTGGTCTACTGGTATTCTTCATGGATGACATATCTTGCTTTGACTGCCCAAAATATCATACCAGAGTGTGAAGACGTCCATTGAAGCATTCTCTCAATGGCCGGAACGGCTCTTTGACAGATGtttaacagaaatgaaatatttgacatTTGAGAGGTGGCGACCTTGTCCTTGTGGATGACAAGTTTTTCTTGACCTTGATTCGCCACCTTCGTACTATTTCTATAGGTTTcaatgaattatttgttaattttaaacaacactttgtggTACACCTAAAACAGTAGCAACAAGGggataaaacactttaatttgtaGCATACAAAGGCCACGTTACAGTTCTTCCAAATTTAACTATCATCTGCTCTGACTTGTTTAAATTTTCGCTCAAAGTCACTCGAGGGTTGTCTGTATTAGGCGTCCCAAATTTGGTAATTACAGACAACAgcaaaggcagctaatcaacaacacccaccgccaattcttgagctactctgaaagagatagcccattgtgtagctttgtgcttgattcaaaacaacaacttcttcTTCATTAACAGCTAATACAATATTGGCTTGCAGTGTGCAAGTCTATTTTCCATAATCTACATACTTTCCAAAAGTATTACTACTTGTGCAAGCCACAGCTTCTGGTTCAGCAACTATCAGTGTGCTTTCTTCCTTCCTGTCTGAAAGGAAAGGTATGAAAAGGCGAGGCAAAATAGATCTTATTAGCGTCAACTTTCTTTCAACATTATAATAATGCTTCACAAAACCTTACCACCACCAACCTGGTCTCAACATTACTATACGGCATCACAGGAACTAACCACCACCAACCTGGCCTTAACATTACTATACACCTACACAAGACCTTACCACCACCAATCTGGTCTTAACATTACTATATACCACCAACCTATTCTCAACATTACTATACGGCTTCAGAAGACCTTACCACCACCAACCTGGTTTTAACATTACTATACACCACTAACCTGTTCTCAACATTACTATATGGCTTCACAATACCTTACCACCAACAACCTGGTCTTAACAGTACTATTCAGCTTCACAAGACCTTACCACCTCCAACGTGGtcataacattattatacagCTTCACAAGACCTTACCACCACTGACCTGGTCTTAGCATTATTATACAGCTCACAAGACCTAACCACCACCAACCTGGTCTTAACATTACTATACAGCTTCACAAGACCTTACCACCACCAACCTGGTCTAACATTACGATACATTTTCACAAGATCTAACCACCACCAACCTGGTCTTAACATTACTATACAGCTTCACAAGACCTTACCACCACCAACCTGGTCTAACATTACGATACATTTTCACAAGATCTAACCACCACCAACCTGGTCTTAACATTACTATACAGCTTCACAAGACCTTACCACAGCCAACCTGGTCTTAATATTACGATATATCTTAACAAGACCTAACCACCACCAACCTGGTCTTAATATTACTATACATCTTCACAAGACCTTACCACAACCAACCTGGTCTTAACATTACGATACATCTTCACAAGACCTAACCACCACCAACCTGGTCTTAACATTATTGTCCAGCTTCACAAGATCTTACCATCATAATCTTTGCCTCAACATTATTTTTGCTTGCTTGCTTTCCCTGTATAATCCCATAAGCTCACAGTTTGTTGTTGTGGTCGGTGGAATATTCTTGTGAAAAGTAATGTGGATGAAAGTGATAGGTAGCGTTATGAAATTAAGAAGTGGAAAAAAACCCAACTAAAGTATCAAAGTGATGACTTATTTCAGGGCTGTTTCTTTGGGTCTGTGTTACAACTTTTGTCAGAACATACGTACAGGCACTTACCtaagttttgtttaaaactgtCAAAGTTAGAGGTTTCCTTTGTTCGAAGGTGATATCTGTCGTAATGTTAACCCTTTGTCACTTGGATTCTCTGGAGTTGTGTGTATATGATGTACTGGGATGCGGGTATGAGTCACTTTGAGCTTTTGTCACGTGACAAACAAGTATTGTACAGGCAGTACATTTACGTCACTATATGGTTCTTGTGAGTTAGCCATTCATCGAGCATGCGTCGCTTCATTTGTGAACTTCTGAAGATCGCATCATGAGTCTTGCACACTGATTATTTCagatagtttttttatttaattattaattcatctatattaacaataattttttatttataaattgccTTTTACACTTACCTTGAAAGACAACGaatgataaatttaaatatttacaaattcctTTTCAAGCTTGTTTGTTCATGAATACGCTGCCATCTAGCGACTAGAGGCTGTACTGTGGCAGTGTGGTTAGCTGGTTGTGAAGAGTCAACAAACAACCACTATCTGCACTGCTTCGAAATACCTCTAACTATCAACAACTGTGTTCGATATTTTGGAGGGTACTCGAATTTACTTCCATCATAACTTAAGTCGCTTGGCCTTCGAAAAGGTTGTTGTTGGAATGAAACTATTGATAATTTGATTCATGCCAAACACTCCATTGGAACCTGATGATAATAGCAGGGCCACCTGACACTTGATATTTTATCAAATGGGCCTAGGGAGTCGTATGAAGTTGTCAGATGGATTTTGTAGAGGGAAAGATGTGCTAAAATTGAGTTCAGAATGAATTTGAAGAAAGATCGAGTGATTTATCAACCTGTACCAAGCTGAAGTATGAATTCAGTGAAGGAAAGCTTAGTTCTTCTCCATTTTTTATCAGGTTGTAGGATAAATTTAGGAAAGGAAAGCTTAGTTCTTTACCATTTTGTATCAGGTTGTAGGATAAATTCAAGTTGAAGAAAGACCTAGTGCTCTAACAACCTGTATCATGTCGCACGATAGATTCTGAAGATGAAAGTTTAGTGTCTTAACAACCTGTATCAAATTTTAGGAAGAATTAGAAAGGTAAGGTTtgctttgatttgtttgtgttaagcacatagctacataatgggctatctgtgggtATCCTAACCaggtttatagcgttataagacATAGactttaccactgagccaccggTGAACCGTAAGGGAGGAAAACCTCGTGATTCACTGACGTGTATCACGTCACATGATGGATATGGGAGAGTCTAGTGATTTACTACAGTATAGTTGATCGTAAGGCATTGTATCAGGTCACGTGGTGGATATAGGGGAGAATTAAGTGATTTACTAGAGTATAATTGATTGTAACAAACTGTATCAGGTTGTATAATCGATATAGAAAATGATAGAACCTTTTGATTTactatagtatacttactgattTATACTACAGTGTACCTGGTGATTTACTACAGTATAGTTGATTGCAACAACTCGTCATCaagtatataaaattttgttattaagcacgaagctatacaaagggttatctgttctccctgccatgggtatcgaaatccagtttctatcTATATAAATCCACTGTCATACCGCTGTTAAACTGGGGAGCACAAAGTTTCGTATTCAGAATTAAGTACCCGTTTCATGCACATGGAAGGCTTAGGAATCGCTAGGGAAAAGGAGCATATCTGAACGTTGACACCTATGTTACTTTTTAGAAGTCATAAGGGTACACGCCAAGTTTGGTGACAATCGGTTCTGAAGTTCATAAGCTATGAGCGAACACACTTAGACacttttgtcaaataatggtGTAGATAAATGTTTCCTCATTCGGAGCATGCGCGTTTTCgtatttttaatgtcataaacACGTAATTCGTAggtgtgtttatttatttcgcCAATTTGAAGTAATACTTGTTATTCAgatgtaaagaataataaaaaaaaagatacagtgGTAACGATATTTTTAACCGTAACGAGTCCAGATGCAGACTTGGGTTAAACGTTAAAGTCTCCTTAAACTTCAGACGAAGCTGTCCCTAATTGTTAATCACCTTGCCCACAGAAAGGAAAGCAAATCAGCAGCACGTGCCATCACAAGAGCTTTGACCAGTTCAGGATCGACTGTGATAGTCCCCTGATGAAAGTGTGGAGTGTGTTTAACAACATAATGACTCGAACATTAGACCAACAGCCAGATATGTAAACCACTAGGCCACTCCGTCCAATAAAAGGTAACATTTTAATTAcgaatcaattttttttttggaatCAATGCAGAACAATCGCAAGCGCAAATAACTTGGACGATAAATGAAAGTTGCTTTCAGAATTGAaacgttatttttataaacattaaatagacataaaaataatgtattatactaAAAGTAATATCCATTTCAGAATTACATAGTCGAGCGTGGCCCACTGGTTAGTGTGCCGGACTGTAGACTTGCGGTTCTAATGTTTGCGCCCTTTTATTACAAGCACACAAAATATTTCACTCCGCCCTTTGGGTGCGTTATTAGAGTGGCGGTCAAGTCCCACTAATTGATTATagcagcccaagaattagcgatgGGTACTGTTCACTATTTGCCTCTTCTGTCGTGTAGCCAACTGTGGAAGGTCAGTGGTAAAAATAcgggattacaacgctaaaatcaaagttCGATTCGCCTTCAGGAAACATAGCAGATAATTCGATGTGGTTTtactacaaaaaacacacacactgtcgTATATCCGTTCAGAGACAAGCACGAGAAAAACGAAAGTCCTTGTATAGTTTTGCACAAACGTTCTTAAATTATTTGTAGATGTGACAGAGAATTGATGATTAATTTTCTGTGTCAATTTAGCGTacaggaataataataaaaaaaaaacccttttcGATAACCCTAGTTTTATGAGCAACTTTTCTCAGGTTTCTGTTTTGATATTACGAAGATTGTTTTAGaatgatattattttgtttttgtccaCCAGCTTAATGGCAGCTACTGCAGGTTTCTCAGTAAGGAACTCGAGTatctttgtgatttttttattgatcaatttatattttttatggagCAACCTACGTATCCTTAGGGagaaatttgattaaatttaaggGATATACGAATATCTTTGAGGGATTTGAAGGGGATAGCAGTGTGTACGTGCTTGTAAAAAACAGAAACTCGCTTGCTAGTGttagtataaataattaaattatgttatCCACGGTGGTATGTTTTGTGTTATAGATATGGATATATTAGGAACATGACGTACGATAAGTTCGTGGACGTGTTTCAAGAAGGATCAAACAATACAAAGATATTACGAACATAACCTACTATAGGTTCGTGGACGTATTTCAGGAAGGATCGGAGAACGTGTTTGTGTTTCCTGTATTTTCTATCCTCGTTTCAGAGGAACAGAAACAGCTATCACTAAAATGTAACAAGTGGCTGAATCAACATAATTTATacgttttgttttacttgtacGAATGTAACACTGaacgtttttatttaaatacagacACTGTTCTCTTCGTCCTTCTGACATGTGATTATTTGACTTTCTCAGTAACGGTACGATCACATTTCTTCACAAAAACCCTTCTTTAGAATGGTCACTACACTAATACAGCTGacgttatacagggtgtttggaaagtcactgtgcacttatatatttattaacagacaaaactgcacattTGCTTTCCGAACATCGTTCGTTAGTTAGGCTTAGTTAttggaaatgtttattttgttttttgaattacagacaaagctacacgagggttatttgcccctaatttagcagtataagtctatGGGGgcggcaactagtcatcatcacccaccttcaactcttaagctactctttttttaaaacgaatagtgggattgatcgaaaccttataacactcccacggataaaagggtgagcatgtttgttgtgatagggattcgaacctgcgatatTTAGGTTACAAGTAGAAcgctctaaccatctggtcatgccgggctactTGAAAGCGTCATAAATAGCTTCAAAAtggttatgaaacattttataattaaaattggaGTTCAGGTGATAATATTTACCGTGTTTCTTTACGATACAAAAGCCACTGGGTACAGATCCAAAATGAGTAAATGATATATAATTATCCATAGTTGTATGAGTGACTTACCAGGATTGAAAACCTTGTAAGCCATGTTTCATGGACTTCTACCTTAGTTTCGTATTGGGACATCGTATCAAGTAACTCATCAGGTCTCAACAATCAAACGAAGTCCACAAAACACAGGTCTTACTTTTTTCTTGGGTGATAGGGGGAGCATAAAACATAGCCCACTGGTTCACGAACTTTTGCTGGATGTTTTTCCTGGGTTGGAGgatagtttataaaaacagtctGCTGCTTTATATTCTGtaactggatttttttttggAGAGTTGGGGGGAAGAGTCTTGAAACGCAAACTACTGTTTTTTGTGCTGCAATTGGATATTTTCTCTGGGATTTTCCAGAAAGCTCATTTTTCATATTCGTgaattattattctttgtataCATTCATGAAACACGTTTGAAGACTCAGCGTTTAGTATTAACTTTGTCAAAATAATACTTAATGTCTTATAAggaattgttaatttttatttattacttccacATATTTAGAGCAGCGCTTTTAACTGTATGTGTCGACGAACTCGAAGGTTCGGTGGAATgcaaaatatctttatatattaatACGTAAACACATACCAATTACGTAATTGGAATCTAAGtgcgttatttttttttctttagtagaGCAGATTACAAAACATAACAAATCTCTGCACTGTTTTAAATTAGCGTGCAAAACTAGGTACAAATAGATGGTGATGTTGTAGTCATGTTTTTGTAATAACTACTGGAAAGACTTCCATTGACTTACAAAGTTGAGAATTACGAATATAGAAGATAACTGTAGCTGTTACCCTATGTAAGTTTCCTATGGTATAACAACATGATGGGCCCAGcgtggccaagtgggttaaggcgttcgactcgttaatctgagggttgcgggttagattccccgtcgcaccaaacatgcttgccattttagccctgggggcgttataatgtggtgactagttgccttctctctagtcctacactgctaacttagggacgactaccgcagatagccctcgaatagctttgcgcgaaattgaaaaacaacgtGGTGTTGTTACGTTAGGAACAGTTAACTCTTTAGTTTTAACTGTATATTGTTAGGATATTCCTGGGGCTTTCTTTTGT
This region includes:
- the LOC143255395 gene encoding uncharacterized protein LOC143255395, with protein sequence MASKNRYHCRNKPDAFCYICGCYTLNRQRRNISSFVKRAYKAYFEVHLGDQDKQWAPHVVCHNCEEMLRDWTKGKRNGLPFGVPMIWREPTNDVTDCYFCMVNTTGVGKKNRHKITYPNIPSAIRPAPHSEEVPVPVFKGLPSLGDKCQIA